Proteins encoded in a region of the Pseudanabaena sp. BC1403 genome:
- a CDS encoding ferredoxin-thioredoxin reductase catalytic domain-containing protein, giving the protein MSLNPESESDRGKNKASSKSFEAMRKFSEKYAKNTGTFFCVDPSVTNAVIEGLAKHKEELGSPLCPCRYYEDKEAEVKDTYWNCPCVPMRERKECHCMLFLTEDNPFVGTKQELELVEIVYDA; this is encoded by the coding sequence ATGTCCCTTAACCCAGAGTCAGAGTCAGATCGTGGGAAAAATAAAGCATCCTCTAAAAGTTTTGAGGCAATGCGAAAATTCTCCGAAAAATACGCAAAGAATACAGGCACATTCTTTTGTGTCGATCCTAGCGTAACTAATGCCGTTATTGAGGGCTTGGCTAAGCATAAAGAAGAGTTAGGCTCTCCTCTATGTCCCTGTCGCTATTATGAAGATAAGGAAGCTGAAGTCAAAGATACCTACTGGAACTGTCCTTGTGTGCCAATGCGCGAACGCAAAGAATGTCACTGTATGTTGTTTCTGACCGAAGATAATCCTTTTGTTGGCACGAAACAAGAACTAGAATTAGTTGAAATTGTCTACGATGCCTAA
- a CDS encoding late competence development ComFB family protein, translating into MESCRNVLLEFVYREAIAQIQGLGSGIRHKYNVDEVIAYALNRLPSMFASTEIGLRNKREECTAIQADITKVTRQALLGVRRDPLREPQPLEDIEVANAPYALLDAQNKLGWTNLMWCDLPKALEDNLENAIAKYNSGNLSPRVSKYGSFGQRQTSSQMYLSKSKSKQKSSVAPESKQKEYDVYMLESHQLVHSLERLVMRMAQNRAQSFPPSDLRFIRLEDVLARTLNRLPPLYATSTKGLGHLRYHAQMNIGSEVAIIVHESMLEARNASYKNIDSLMFSKIRYEREQALAKVSKLLFDQKVTWQNLGETVSKSLELAQSGKECWVRSSNQK; encoded by the coding sequence ATGGAATCCTGCCGCAATGTTCTGCTTGAATTTGTTTATAGAGAAGCTATTGCTCAAATTCAGGGCTTAGGCAGTGGGATTAGACATAAATATAATGTTGACGAGGTGATTGCCTATGCTTTAAATCGTCTGCCATCTATGTTTGCATCCACAGAGATTGGGTTGCGAAACAAGAGAGAAGAATGTACTGCTATTCAAGCCGATATTACTAAGGTAACTCGTCAAGCATTGTTAGGAGTGCGTCGCGATCCTTTGCGGGAGCCTCAACCGCTGGAAGATATTGAAGTAGCCAATGCACCCTATGCTTTGCTGGATGCTCAAAACAAGCTAGGTTGGACAAATCTCATGTGGTGTGATTTGCCCAAGGCATTAGAAGATAATTTAGAAAATGCGATCGCTAAATATAATTCTGGAAATTTATCGCCGCGTGTAAGTAAATATGGCTCTTTTGGGCAGCGACAGACGAGTTCACAAATGTATCTTAGTAAATCTAAGTCTAAGCAAAAAAGCAGTGTAGCCCCTGAATCTAAACAAAAAGAATATGACGTTTATATGCTGGAATCTCATCAGTTAGTCCATTCTTTAGAACGACTGGTGATGAGAATGGCGCAAAACCGAGCACAAAGTTTTCCTCCATCCGATCTGAGGTTTATTCGGCTAGAAGATGTACTAGCACGAACTTTAAATCGTCTACCGCCCTTGTATGCCACATCAACAAAAGGACTTGGTCATTTGCGCTATCATGCACAAATGAATATCGGCTCGGAAGTTGCCATTATTGTGCATGAGTCGATGCTAGAAGCGCGTAATGCCAGTTATAAAAACATCGATTCCCTGATGTTCTCTAAAATTCGTTATGAAAGAGAGCAAGCTTTAGCTAAAGTCAGTAAATTACTTTTTGATCAGAAAGTGACATGGCAGAATCTGGGTGAAACTGTATCCAAATCTCTAGAACTTGCTCAATCTGGAAAGGAATGTTGGGTGCGATCGAGCAATCAAAAATAG
- a CDS encoding chemotaxis protein CheW, which translates to MSMQTLPQSVDHIQEEKMSVQQESGLDTCLKFVIDPQTIGLLESEFTQEVLTLKASHIMPVPNKPSCILGILSRRRRVYWAIDLAMLLGLQPLDQNIGLYEVILTSAQQLSLALIVPKILGVVHIPNGSFEQNISLVPNTLRPYLKGYISEKGGFSYLLKAENIVQSTILHS; encoded by the coding sequence ATGTCCATGCAAACACTTCCACAAAGTGTCGATCACATTCAAGAGGAAAAGATGAGTGTCCAGCAAGAGTCAGGGCTTGATACTTGTCTGAAATTTGTGATCGATCCGCAAACTATTGGCTTACTTGAAAGTGAATTTACTCAAGAAGTTTTGACGCTCAAGGCATCTCACATTATGCCTGTGCCAAATAAACCATCTTGCATCTTAGGTATATTAAGCCGTCGTCGCCGAGTTTATTGGGCGATCGATTTAGCAATGCTATTGGGTTTGCAACCACTAGATCAAAATATTGGACTCTATGAAGTAATTCTGACATCAGCCCAACAACTCTCGCTGGCTTTGATCGTGCCTAAAATTTTGGGAGTTGTTCATATCCCAAATGGCAGCTTTGAGCAAAATATTAGCCTTGTACCAAATACATTGAGACCATATCTTAAAGGATATATTAGTGAGAAGGGAGGTTTTTCTTATTTACTAAAAGCTGAAAATATTGTGCAATCTACAATTTTACATTCATAA
- a CDS encoding ATP-binding protein has product MSDIFTIVLIVLGGFVMFLAIKETRKILALIQDNKYRQNWNILRSLMVFFLFGYFGVLILFYLKIQWLILVLTGVIFFFGALFVYMVVKVGFLTIQDLIKTNILRIELQQQKETSEAIARTKSEFLATMSHELRTPMNGVIGMTNLLLDTHLEPEQREYVETINTSGAALLMLINDILDFSKVESGKVDLELQPFEIRECIETVLSLVDFMAREKSLRVHYSIDPQVSPLIEGDINYLQQILVNLVGNAIKFSSGGEVTIDIRKYQDNQLVFAVKDTGIGIPPHKLDKLFKPFSQIDSSITRKFGGTGLGLAICQKLISLMGGDIWVESILDQGTTFSFAIPYYPVATKRYPAIEIVDHGLDVSSERPAESNQNKALSSNIPKLAAQIPLKILLAEDNPVNQKLANRLFEKMGYGIDIATNGIEVLEAIQKQSYDFIFMDVQMPEMDGLEATRQIRAMEESGQIELSNLTSSNQSIQIIAITANATQDDRDKCFASGMNDFIAKPFKVEQIQTAIERWGRKQP; this is encoded by the coding sequence ATGAGCGATATTTTTACTATTGTCTTAATCGTCCTTGGCGGATTTGTGATGTTTCTTGCGATTAAAGAAACACGAAAGATTTTGGCTTTGATTCAAGACAATAAATATCGCCAGAACTGGAACATATTGCGATCGCTGATGGTTTTCTTCCTCTTCGGTTATTTTGGGGTATTAATACTGTTCTATTTGAAAATCCAATGGCTCATCTTGGTTCTCACAGGAGTTATCTTCTTTTTTGGCGCTTTGTTTGTCTACATGGTGGTCAAAGTTGGCTTTCTCACCATTCAAGACTTGATCAAGACTAATATTTTAAGAATAGAACTTCAACAACAAAAAGAGACATCGGAAGCGATCGCCCGAACGAAATCTGAGTTTTTAGCCACAATGAGCCATGAACTTCGCACCCCGATGAATGGCGTGATTGGTATGACTAATCTGTTGCTAGATACTCACCTAGAGCCAGAGCAACGCGAATATGTGGAAACAATCAATACTAGTGGTGCAGCGCTATTAATGCTGATTAATGACATTTTGGACTTTTCCAAGGTTGAATCAGGAAAAGTCGATTTGGAATTACAGCCTTTTGAAATAAGAGAATGTATTGAGACTGTGCTCAGTTTAGTTGACTTCATGGCTAGGGAAAAATCCTTAAGAGTCCACTACTCAATTGATCCGCAGGTTTCTCCACTAATTGAAGGAGATATTAACTATTTACAGCAAATTTTAGTCAATCTGGTGGGGAATGCAATTAAATTTTCTTCTGGGGGCGAAGTCACTATTGATATCAGAAAGTATCAAGACAATCAACTTGTTTTTGCTGTAAAAGATACTGGCATCGGCATTCCACCTCACAAATTAGATAAATTATTTAAACCGTTTTCGCAAATTGATTCTTCTATAACCCGTAAGTTTGGAGGCACTGGTTTAGGATTAGCCATTTGTCAAAAGCTGATCAGCTTAATGGGTGGTGATATTTGGGTTGAGAGCATTTTGGATCAAGGTACAACATTTTCATTTGCGATTCCCTATTATCCCGTTGCAACGAAAAGATATCCTGCCATAGAAATTGTTGATCATGGATTAGATGTGTCTTCAGAGCGCCCAGCCGAGAGTAATCAGAACAAAGCTTTATCTAGTAACATCCCCAAATTAGCTGCACAAATTCCCCTCAAGATTTTGCTTGCTGAAGATAATCCTGTCAATCAGAAATTGGCAAATCGTCTTTTTGAGAAGATGGGTTATGGTATTGATATTGCTACAAACGGAATCGAAGTATTAGAAGCCATCCAAAAACAATCCTATGATTTTATTTTCATGGATGTGCAGATGCCTGAGATGGATGGCTTAGAGGCAACTAGGCAAATTCGAGCTATGGAGGAAAGTGGGCAAATTGAATTATCTAACCTAACTTCGTCAAACCAATCTATTCAAATTATTGCAATTACTGCTAATGCGACGCAGGACGATCGCGACAAATGCTTTGCCTCAGGGATGAATGATTTCATTGCCAAGCCATTTAAGGTCGAGCAAATTCAGACTGCGATCGAAAGATGGGGACGCAAGCAGCCATAA
- a CDS encoding ubiquinol-cytochrome c reductase iron-sulfur subunit — protein sequence MNLNRRKLLSWFGLGWLASLLPSSLIGCSEAAPPTASVPTSAPESVAAAPSGNFKAIGTVAQLDKDKVLVSSDKKIAVVRNPNDATKVLAVNASCTHKGCTVVWKSASTEFVCPCHDAKFAADGAVRQGPADKPLQRFTAKIENGQVLVSA from the coding sequence ATGAATCTGAATCGCCGTAAGTTACTTTCTTGGTTTGGTTTAGGCTGGTTGGCTAGCCTTCTGCCTTCGTCGTTAATTGGATGTAGTGAAGCTGCTCCTCCTACTGCGTCAGTACCTACATCAGCACCTGAAAGTGTAGCTGCTGCACCTAGTGGTAATTTCAAAGCGATCGGTACAGTTGCTCAACTGGACAAAGACAAGGTTTTGGTTTCCTCAGACAAAAAAATTGCTGTGGTACGCAATCCTAATGATGCAACAAAGGTCTTGGCTGTTAATGCTTCATGCACTCATAAAGGCTGCACAGTAGTGTGGAAGTCGGCAAGCACAGAATTTGTATGTCCTTGTCATGATGCTAAGTTTGCCGCTGACGGTGCTGTACGCCAAGGGCCAGCTGATAAACCCTTACAACGCTTTACTGCCAAAATTGAGAATGGACAAGTACTGGTTAGTGCATAA
- a CDS encoding response regulator transcription factor: MSGHILLVDDEPGLREAVQAYLEDSGFAVQVANNARDAWQLLEQTTPDLVISDIMMPQVSGYEFLKQMREDVRFLNLPVVFLTAKGMTKDRIEGYNAGCDAYLSKPFDPDELVAIAENLIARRAIQAVTANSNTSEITDLAGQLAEIKELLKEKAAIKVKVTPPPIKIEFTPREQSVLELVVEGLMNKEIAKRLGTTIRNVEKYVSRLFSKTGTSSRTELVRYALQHGLIEAYS; this comes from the coding sequence ATGTCAGGACATATCCTGCTTGTGGATGATGAACCAGGTCTGAGAGAGGCGGTGCAAGCCTATCTCGAAGATAGTGGCTTTGCAGTGCAAGTTGCTAACAATGCGCGAGACGCATGGCAACTACTAGAGCAAACCACACCAGATCTCGTGATTTCGGACATCATGATGCCGCAGGTGAGTGGGTATGAATTTCTAAAGCAAATGCGTGAAGATGTGCGCTTTTTAAATTTGCCTGTGGTGTTTTTGACAGCCAAGGGCATGACCAAGGATCGCATCGAGGGCTATAACGCAGGTTGTGATGCCTATTTGTCTAAACCTTTTGATCCTGATGAACTAGTAGCGATCGCGGAAAATTTGATCGCCCGTCGAGCGATCCAAGCAGTTACAGCTAATAGTAATACTTCAGAAATAACAGATCTGGCAGGTCAGCTTGCAGAAATCAAGGAATTGCTGAAAGAGAAGGCAGCGATCAAGGTTAAGGTGACCCCACCACCGATCAAGATTGAGTTTACACCTCGTGAACAGAGTGTTTTAGAGCTTGTAGTTGAAGGCTTGATGAATAAAGAAATCGCTAAGCGCCTTGGTACAACTATTCGGAATGTTGAGAAATATGTCAGTCGTTTATTTAGTAAAACTGGTACTAGCAGCCGTACCGAGTTGGTTCGCTATGCGTTACAACATGGCTTGATTGAGGCTTATTCATAA
- a CDS encoding type II toxin-antitoxin system Phd/YefM family antitoxin produces MITETTQAQINADLNVLLDRVVNDREIIYVKSQSGENVALIAADELQSLLETMHLLRSPKNAERLLNAINRARTSSHFPQSPDDLRKELGLAKE; encoded by the coding sequence ATGATTACTGAAACAACTCAGGCGCAGATTAATGCAGATTTAAACGTATTACTGGATCGTGTTGTCAATGATAGAGAGATTATCTATGTCAAAAGTCAAAGTGGAGAAAATGTTGCTTTGATTGCTGCTGACGAATTACAAAGTTTATTAGAAACTATGCATCTTCTGCGATCGCCCAAAAATGCAGAACGTCTTTTAAATGCTATTAATCGTGCTAGAACCAGTTCTCATTTTCCTCAGTCACCTGATGATTTACGCAAGGAGCTAGGACTTGCCAAAGAATAA
- a CDS encoding Txe/YoeB family addiction module toxin — protein MPKNNSPLPREAIFDQDFRVDLTHWISVDRKVALRIMDLVDVVMRDPFSGIGKPEPLKYLGSGIWSRRINQEHRLVYLVETNYIKFLQCRYHY, from the coding sequence TTGCCAAAGAATAATTCGCCTTTACCGAGAGAGGCTATTTTCGATCAGGATTTCCGTGTAGATTTAACGCATTGGATATCTGTTGATCGCAAGGTTGCTTTGAGAATAATGGATCTGGTTGATGTAGTCATGCGAGATCCATTTAGTGGGATTGGTAAGCCAGAGCCTTTGAAGTATCTCGGTTCGGGTATATGGTCTCGCCGTATTAATCAAGAACATCGCTTGGTGTATTTAGTTGAGACTAACTATATTAAATTTTTGCAATGTCGATATCACTATTAG
- a CDS encoding adenylate/guanylate cyclase domain-containing protein, whose translation MQWFKFNWLSIKSKLIVMLLTVSSSSILVTAYLGYQSGKSNLTDRVFNQLTSVRASKAYQIESYFKTIRNHIQTLSNDPSVGIAIAEFTNAYRQLETVPLPVDASSKLTAYYQNEFLPKLAQTEQGSPVLNSFLPEAIASNYLQYHYIANNSNPIGKKHLLDKANDSSEYSRLHGRYHPIFRNIIEKFGYYDLFLIDPDGRIVYTVYKETDFASSLTVGAYNESNLARLFASVRRSKEKDYARIIDLESYAPSYGAPAAFIAAPIYNQDKFIGVLAIQVPVDEINNVMTGNRKWEADGLGKSGETYLVGPDYLMRSVSRFLIETPEEYLKTLVALGVNNETINRIRQYKTSVLAQAVKTTAVEEAMMGKQDIKIIRDYRDIPVLSSYSLLQIEGLKWAILSEIDLAEAYAPIYDFERQLVISATLLMLLVILLAMVMASLFVKPINQLITSARKVAAGQLDAIAVLETEDEFGELAQSFNLMVSSLHDQTELVEEKNRENEQLLLSIFPAAIAKRLKQGEKNIAESASNVTVLFSDLTGFSKLSDSLTAYEIVSILNDLVTSFDETADRFGMEKIKTIGDSYMAVCGLSVPYLDHDKRAIDFALEMQAIVRRFSQERGFKLNISLGINSGDIVAGIVGRNKFIYDVWGDTINIASALKSACPEGAILVSRDIYNRLCDLYEFAPLATKIEDGEVILEAWHLKSTIKIKPS comes from the coding sequence ATGCAATGGTTTAAATTTAACTGGCTGAGTATTAAGTCGAAACTGATTGTAATGCTGCTAACCGTGAGCAGTAGCTCGATCCTCGTGACTGCATATCTGGGTTATCAAAGCGGGAAGTCCAATTTGACCGATCGCGTATTTAATCAGTTAACCAGTGTGCGGGCTTCTAAGGCTTATCAAATCGAATCCTATTTCAAAACAATTCGCAATCATATTCAAACGCTGAGTAATGATCCTTCAGTGGGAATAGCGATCGCCGAATTTACGAATGCATACCGACAGCTTGAAACTGTGCCATTACCAGTCGATGCATCGTCAAAACTTACTGCATATTATCAAAACGAATTTCTGCCCAAGTTAGCGCAAACAGAGCAAGGTTCTCCTGTTCTGAATTCATTTTTACCTGAAGCGATCGCGAGTAATTATCTGCAATATCATTACATCGCCAATAATTCTAATCCTATTGGCAAAAAGCATCTCTTAGACAAAGCCAATGATAGTAGTGAATATAGTCGCCTCCACGGTCGTTATCATCCGATCTTTCGGAATATTATTGAGAAATTTGGTTACTATGATTTGTTCCTAATTGATCCTGATGGCAGAATAGTTTATACAGTTTACAAAGAGACAGATTTTGCTTCTAGTCTCACTGTTGGTGCTTACAACGAAAGCAATCTTGCCCGTCTATTTGCCTCAGTACGCCGTTCTAAAGAAAAAGACTATGCGCGGATTATCGATCTGGAGTCTTACGCTCCTTCCTATGGTGCTCCAGCCGCTTTTATTGCCGCTCCTATTTATAATCAAGATAAATTTATCGGCGTTCTCGCGATTCAAGTACCTGTTGATGAGATTAATAATGTGATGACAGGTAATCGCAAATGGGAAGCTGATGGCTTAGGCAAAAGTGGTGAAACCTATCTAGTTGGGCCAGATTACTTAATGCGATCGGTTTCGCGATTTTTGATTGAAACACCTGAAGAATACTTAAAAACTCTAGTTGCTTTAGGGGTAAATAACGAAACAATTAATCGGATTCGCCAATACAAGACCTCGGTTTTGGCTCAAGCTGTCAAGACTACTGCTGTTGAGGAAGCGATGATGGGTAAGCAAGATATTAAAATTATCCGTGATTATCGTGATATTCCTGTCCTGAGTTCTTACTCGCTGTTACAAATAGAAGGATTAAAATGGGCAATTCTCTCAGAAATAGATTTAGCAGAAGCCTATGCTCCGATTTATGATTTTGAAAGACAGTTAGTAATTTCGGCAACTTTGCTAATGTTGTTAGTAATTTTATTGGCAATGGTGATGGCTTCTTTATTTGTGAAGCCGATTAATCAATTAATTACCAGCGCTCGTAAAGTGGCTGCGGGGCAATTGGATGCGATCGCAGTTTTAGAAACTGAAGATGAATTTGGAGAACTCGCGCAATCTTTTAATTTAATGGTGTCGAGTTTGCACGATCAGACCGAATTAGTCGAAGAAAAAAATCGCGAAAATGAGCAATTGTTGCTAAGCATCTTTCCTGCGGCGATCGCTAAACGTCTAAAACAAGGTGAAAAGAATATTGCCGAAAGTGCTTCTAATGTGACGGTGCTATTTTCTGATTTGACGGGCTTCTCGAAGTTGTCAGATTCTCTTACAGCTTACGAAATTGTCAGCATTCTCAACGATCTAGTCACTAGTTTTGATGAAACCGCCGATCGCTTTGGCATGGAAAAAATCAAAACCATTGGTGACAGCTATATGGCAGTCTGTGGTCTGTCGGTTCCCTATCTCGACCATGATAAACGAGCGATTGATTTTGCGCTAGAAATGCAAGCGATCGTGCGGAGGTTTAGCCAAGAGCGTGGATTCAAATTGAATATCAGCTTAGGGATTAACTCAGGCGATATCGTTGCAGGCATCGTTGGCAGAAATAAATTTATCTATGATGTTTGGGGCGACACGATTAATATTGCTAGCGCTTTAAAGTCCGCCTGTCCTGAAGGTGCAATTTTAGTTTCTCGAGATATTTACAATCGTCTATGTGACCTCTACGAGTTTGCGCCACTAGCCACCAAAATCGAGGATGGGGAAGTTATTTTGGAAGCGTGGCATCTCAAAAGCACGATCAAAATTAAACCAAGTTAA